The nucleotide sequence acactaaaaaactcgtggaggCAGATTATATTTCCTatcgatcggaaatattcccgatcgatcggaggtactattcacagcacgcgcaatTTCGccaaaaagttccgaattcacttgtttttaagccaaaacgaccccaacttgttttgaaaacgacataagagtttggggaagtataaaagggcataaaatagggttttgggggagttcttagAGGcggtttcattctaccaccattggagagcttggagccaccattggagcttggagaagaagagggtctacaagggggttttctctctccttttctatcctagtttcgatggttgatttcctttgtttaatgatttattttgcttccatgagtggctagatttcttactagggacttaatgtaaccaaaccttgaagattcaataaacttggtttccttatttcttgatttctctctgtctcttgaTTGTcaatgggtgtgattaatgcttttgaatgtttgaccatcattcaattgatttgttgcctagattgagaccggaaggagatatctagggtttgcatCAAGCCATAGaagacatagggtgcatgaaccataggaatataagtttgtgacttatgcaatcgctaaatgatttccatagttgttaatgagtttttgatatattaatccgattgttaggagtaacagggatttatgttgaaaatacgtttgatgtatgtaggaatagaacattgaataggttgggaaatcgattgtcaatatagagagaggaattaggattaagggaccaagggaattgaattggataggtgaggtggctttaagtaccctagtgctttccgtCCTTggtttcatacttgtgtttgatttgtctttgttcttttgctttagtttagtttaaaaacaaaatcaatcgcaaaacctttccccaatttgcatagttgttactagtttgacattgatttatattgccaacacatccctagtggaaacgataatttacccacctctttattacttgtgcgatttgtgtgcttgcaattaaatccatatcacttGTCCTTAAGCAAATCGAGAATGAAGAAAGGGATTTTCTCATGAAAGCTCAAACAGaacaaaacaataaattctCCCCATAATCTCAGGAGTaaatgcaatttcaaaagcataaaaagaatTGTTAACAAAATTACAGCTCAGATTATCCACTAAAAATGACAAGTAGCTTTCGGatcataaattaaattcaagtaGAAAGCAAAAGGACGTTACCAAGCTCTTAGTCTTGACTTCAATTCTCATGGATGTTCACTACTCAGAAAATAAAATCGCACTGAAGTGggctaagtgtttctctcaTGTATATGTGCGCGGAGTAATGtaatcaagaaagaaaaatctcaCATACGTTTTGTCAATGAAAGATCAAGAACAAATAATATGATTTCATGAAAGGATGCCAGTTAACTAAGCAAATGAATTACACCTCTTTTCACTTGTCATGTTCAAACCACAgtgttctcaaaatcaagtaGCACTTTCAAGGCTTGTAATGTAAAGCTAGGGTTTAAGGTAGGAGGAGAAAATTATAGGAACTACAAAACAAGTGGAGAAATATCATAGATAGAAATTTACTTACAAACTCTCACTATTACATTTTTCCTCAATTCCTCAAACTTTTTCTTAACCTCACTCTCACTTTCTCCAAAGTAGGATCACAAACAAGTGTAgtattatttcaatttttttattttgcactTGCATGCTTCTTCATTTGACATTACTCTCTTTTTGCCTTAAATCATCAATGCAATCTTTTTCAAATCACCCCAACTTGAATTTCCTTTTTTCCGCTCAACACCAAAAGTCACTCTTATAATTGACACATTTAATGCATAAGGATTTCCTTAATGTGCAAGAAATTCAGCACGACCTGACAAACAATTCTTATTTGAATTCAACAATCATTCTCCATAGGAATAATGGGTATGATAAGTAGTTATGAATAAAAGGcaagtgtttggcttcaaagaGGGTGCATTGGATAACATGTCCAAGTATCTAGAAACACATTTAGTCGGTCCAAAAATGGCCTTACCATCGTCTCTTGAAACCATAAGTGATTTTCCCATAAAAAGTTTAAAAGGAGCAATGTCATATAATGCATGCCTAGCAAGTGACCAAGATGAAAAATAATGAGATCATGCAAAGGACTATTGTGagtaaaacaaaaattagaGCTGATTTTCATCACTCAACAAAGATAGACAAGCTCAAAACTCACATGGGTTAAATCTCCACATTTCGCTAAGTGATGGCAATGCAACTACTCAAAATTTTCCAATTGATCATTTGGCTACAAGTTTCTCTTGAAAAGAAACATCCAATCTAAGCAACAATTTTATCAACTCATCTCAaatgcaatgaacacatcaCTAACATTCATCATAGAGGGGAAGCATCgcactaaaacaagaaaaataattacaacTACAAAGATGTCCAAAAGTTCAAAGGAAAATAAACTACATGGAAATAAGCAAACTTAAAGTTTCctttcccacccccacactagAAGTGAACATTGTCCCTAGTGTTTTAGACAATAAGTACAAATCAGGGAGGGAAGGAACAAAACAACCTTGGTGGTGACTCAAAAAGAGCACCTCCTAGATTTGGGAGGCAGAGGTGGAGTAGGGGCTAGAGGGCCCTGGATGACCAATTGGCAAAGAAGAGCAAGCATCAAAACACTCTTTTAAAGTATGGACAGGAGGAGTAACCACTGAAGACGATGGAGCACCAATATTTGGCTGCACATCAGACTATGGCATATCTGTGGACCAATCGACAGCTGGCTGAGGAATATATGGTAAGTGACCAACGCTCTTATGCCAAGAAGCCAATTGTATAGTGGTCATGGGTGCACATTCATCCCCATCTATTGGTAACTGGAAGGCCAAATGTCAAATAAGTCTCTGAAAGAAAAACAGTTTCTTCTTACTGGACTCCACCACAGTACAGCACCGCAAAAAAACTAGCATGTAGTAGGTGCCAATATCGAACTAGTACTCACTATGGATATAAAATTGAAGCTCTAGGAACTTATGTCGCCACTCCTACACGTGACCATGAGGCCATAAGTTATTCTGGATCATGTCATCGACTATCCACATCCTCGGACAGAGGATGCCACGGCTATGGACATTACCAACATGTGCGCGTGCAATGACATCAGGAACTAACATAATGAACATCTCAGTGTGCGTGGCATCTGAAGGTGGGCCCACGGGGAGGTCTACGGAATATGATATTGGATAACCCAAACTGGCACAAATATGTGTAGTAGAAAAAGTGATCTCAATGAAGCCAACTCCCCTTGTCTGGGGCACTACCACTGAATATCTGGGCAAGCTCACGACTCCCTTTGCCATCCCTCAAGGACCTATAGAGAATGCGCACTATCCGCTTATGGACTTTGAGCGAAATATCCCACTTCCAAAGGAAATTTACGCGCGCACGCTCTAGATAGTGGTGAGACCATATGTTGATGCTCTCATAAATGGAAGAGAAAATTAATCCTTCCTTGTGACAAGATTCAGTTTTCAGTAGTCGATACAAACTCTCTAAGCTGTGGTCTTTCAAGTAGGTACTAGCTCATCATGTTCATTTTTAACCGTAACTCCTAACTTTTTGGAAACAACATGAATAGGACTCACCCATGGACTATTGAAATGGGGTATATTATACCTACAtccaaaattctcaaaatttcaGCCTTAACAACTTCTTTCATGTTCGGATTCAATCTCCTTTGCGTCTCTCAAGAAGGCTTAGAATGTTCTTCTAAATGAATGCGATGCATGCACACAGAAGGACACAAACCCTTAATCTCCGCTATGGtattgttgggattatgtcctaaaagcATTCCATTTATGATGACAATTTTGAGATTTAtggataaatatttaatattgcattttgTGTTTTAGATGTTTTTTCATATATAGGTGAATGTTCTATCAACGTCTAGGGATGTTAGTTATattaatcttggatactcaaaTACACTTTTTATGTGAGTATAGACATACAGAAGATTCAATATCACAACAAGGAAGTAGTTTATCTTGACCACTTGAGAGGACTCTCAGATTGTTGCGCTAGTGTATGTAAATAAACATACATTGATGAACTTACATAGGAAGAACAACCAtaaaaagtactatcaatgagttgttcgtCCTATAGCGtaagagtacgatatctcttaagcttgagtagatcaatactttcatacttatagtgTATGCGTTCTGATTCATCAACGAGTAAGACACGCACtgttgtcaatatactcgatggattggatgtatgccactagggtgtgggagcatacctacaacatagtcattcatgtactttcgggatacgaaAGTGTAAGCATTCACCtcagaggttcaaattaatctacccgaAAACTCTGCaaagtgatccttatggatcaagtgTTAGTATTTAGATTGATCGATTGGCCAATATACTACACTTAGTAGATAGATACAAGGGAACTGAGAGCTTAAGGAAAATATGGATTTTGGAATGTTAGATAGTAAACAAACTCTCACTCTAACTTATCgagtgttgcatggaggatatattcataCACATCTTATAGGTCATGGATAGTTTTCTAACaagaaaagcctcgatgtaagcaTCGTACATATctaggagttcatccatagttcaagTAGTGTCATACAAACATTGGAttaaatattattcctagtcatagagCTTGGCGGTAAAGGATAATATTTTAGGAGTCTAggggtgtgtttggaaatacttttgtttttttgtttcccaagattgattttaagtttagattttgaaaacaaatttaagaaataaaactgaaaaaaaaattcatttggcaAAGGATTCTACACAGAGAAAGAGGAAATGAGGAATgaggaaagaattttacaaatcatcaaatactagttttggttttttgattttttggttttcaattttacaaaataatttctaaaaatACCCACCTAAACGAATTTTCAAacccattttaattttcaaaaacagaaaattattttgagaactgtaaccaaacacactctagatttgtatgtcttgcggagtccccttggtagccccGTTTTGGTCTGACGTCCTTTTATTAGGAAGATCGACAAGTATCTCAAAATCACTTTTGGTTTGCTCAAAGGCTCGAGGATATATtttgtatacatatacaaatttCTTAGAGTTAGTATTTATTGAATAAAGATACGTGAATTTAATTTAGATACGCGGGTTTTGGAATTAGACTGGATGCGTGCAGGCCCAATAGTccaaaatggaaaaacaaaggaaaggTTCAGCTTGTGTTGGACTGTTGCGCTAGGCCAAAGGCCCGGCATTGGAACTAGCGCTGGACGCTAGGCGCGCAGCCCAGGGTGGGGCGCACCAAAGGGCGCTACACAGTAGCCACCTTCCCCACTTTCTTTGCCCTCTCCCACTCCTATGATAAGTAGAATACCTAATTCTAACTTTAATTATGGGATAACTCCTCCAAACCCTAGTCTTTGTTTTGATATAAGTACATCTCTTTCTCTATGAAAAATAGGACACCATTCTTAAGCCCCAAAAGCTGAAAATAAAAGTTTTTcgggagagaaaaaagagagctTGCTTGTGTCATTTAGGCTCACCCCCTAGGacattcttgttttctttttgcagTGAGGCTAAGGGGAATACCTAGGAAATGTGCTCAGCTATTTTTGAACACCACAATAGGTactgaaaaataactcaatttaatccttgcaacttaagaaaaaagctgttgagtatagtgagaagcaagggtatctcccgcagaggattgaaatataattacaaattaaatctaattgtgactcgagctaaacagtattgtgactcgagctaaacgactaacttagaataatcaGTAAGAAGTAGAAAacgtttttgattcttataagaggaagagtcaagggaaagctatccaccactaacaatcatgtactgctgcaaCCTTCATctgtaattcttgattcacgtatgacgatgtttaagataaaacaatggcgtgttgattttatcttattgctctctcttagttagtatgtcaagtgcatagcatgtactccttaacttagttcttaagatgcaatctagaatggcatgttcatagattcaacactcaagaatcattaagcacaaagaaagcaaacatcactaaattcataagatgtggcatgcatcttacatcacctagaaatcaattcacatgaatatgagctatcttattcattggctacttaagactttatgaagatatgggtgatcaatcatattgtcctagcaatagaatcctaaaacatgtatctaagcgtgcactcaaagaaacatatctaagatttcatcaacaagtaatatagtgaaaatattttcattcgATCTCAAGAAATAGGATTAATGAAGCATCAATACAATTATGTTCAggcttcaaccagccccttaactgaaggaaaactagctactcatcatctgttttgaacactaaaacacataagagaaagagacaaccaagtagtagatctcGGCTTGCTTGCTTTGCTTTGCTGTTGGTTTCACCTTCTCTTCGTGCTCTTCATTCTTTCGTCCGTGTGTTCTTcgatgacttttacatccctttttTAGTTCCACAATAGGGCACAattgagacttttgagacaaaataggaattaagtccaattaccataagGAAGTGTTTCTCCTAATCGATATGGAACTCGACTTTCAATACATTTCTCtttatggaaactgaacttaattgactgagagagttgtcattgacttctaacacaagattcgagtgccccgtaatctcccaagatttgttccgtgtcttgagtaccaagaatagtaacttgaggtatcaaatcttctaatttcgtatataatttctACACTGAACCAAtgatgctaaaactgatgcGACTTCCTCTAGGAAACTCCAaatcacgaaccgtaaaattctatggaaTCTAGACTTCTATatctttccaacggtatatcaCTCGTTGTCCAGTTCTTCCTGACCACTTCCAGTTTATTCCACGAAGTTGacgaatctgtttaggaacctgacttggctccgaaattgtgaacatattcatcttttctcatttcaccatatttttgcctctttagctctcaatcaccattaggaatgtattccttcaaaacttacacaaaacacatcaaaacaaccaatttcacaaaggaaactagtgcaaagtataggaataagggatgcaaaatgtgcataaatatgtgttatcaaatacccccaaaccTGAACTTTTGCTAGTCCCCGAGCAAAATggtaaacaaaagataaataataacCTAGGCCACTTTTGTAGGGaatcacgatgacacttagcgtgtgtcacaagcctttaaacctctaggtgtccctagtaggaggagttgtgtctcctgagggtttactagaacgatacccacaaacatttatgaaaccaaaattgtAAAGGGCATCCTTTAAACGAACTAATAGAAACCAATGTGTGTCGATCGTACTCAATGATCTAAGATCATGTCACTATAAGGAAATACATCACAATGTAAAGAATAATGCAGATACTCATAAAATCCAAGCTTCAAAGAAACACCATACCCGAATGCCATGGAATAAATTCGCCTCGACTCTACACCTCACATGAtaactttctctccttttcttttaattcaCTCAGAACCTAGGGCTTGAAATCTCTCACAAGCATACGTGACGGAAGTTATGTGAAACAGGTATAGATATTCCATGTATGAATAGATGACAATGAAGCACATTTATAGAAAGAAGATCTCACGAAAGAAATCAAATACTAAGAACACAGATAAACCATAACACTTATCTTCACTTCCAAGAAAAATTCTCCCAAAAATCAGTTAGGTCTTTTGTTATGGTTGTAACGTAAGGTAAGGCTTATGGGTaggaaagaaaagaatttgAAGGGTTAAAGCTTGAGCTATACCAAAGTCTTGCATTCATGAAGTACAATAGGTTGGCCCTCTGATAAACTTTGTAATTGGTGTCCAGAccttcagtgttttttttttcacttaggagctcaaatgatttttccttaatttgtgagctcatattcttctcaacCCCAATTTcgttcctttcttttctttctttttctctttctacatcatatttctttcttccaaTCAAAGCACAATCTGCCTCGGTACAcaccatatttttttcttcttttatttcaaGCTCAACCTTCGAATTTTTACTAGATTACCTTAACATAGCTCAAGCTATAGGGTAGGTTCAGAATAGGGCAATCTGGATAAGTTGAGGGTAATGAAAGAAAAGGCTTAAGTGTTTGGTTTCAACAAGGTAAATGGCGCACACAAAAGGTAATGAATTCAAAGGTCTAACAAGGGTAAGACACGCATAGCCTAACTTCATCTTTCAGGGTTCATTCAACTCAAAAGCAAAGGCAAGCATCATGATATCTGTATAATGACTAGTTCTTTAGTATCCAATGTAAGGCCCAGTGAGATCAATCTAAACGATAAAGTTGAGAGTGTTTAAGAATAGAAATAACAATGCATCTCTCAGAAAAAATCAGTATAGGCTCAACAATCTCACAAGGTAGTCTCCACTATTTTTCCACAGTTCATTATGCTATGGCATCCATGTCCACCAAGAAATTAGGAGCACAACACAATTAAATCAATCATCTATGATGCAATCCCTACGTGACACTCTCTCAGTCAAAGATTATTGATCAATGCACAGCATATACATCTCCATTAGTAAGCAAAAGTAGCACTTCAAATCAAggtttcaaatatatttttttttgattctaAATTTTTCCCACAGCCCCAAACCTAAACTAAACATTGTCCCAatgttaagaaattaaaatacaGAACAATGTTAAGCCAAGCAGGGAAAGAGGGAAACACAACTAACTACTAGAaattaaaactgaaaagaaaagtaaagttaCGAGAGTGTAGCTTTCTTCTTCCatgttgggttgcctcccaagtagcgcttgAGTTAACATCTTTAGCCAGACGGCACCACAAATCATGCACTAACGTCAGGGTCGAGGAGAGGTACATTCTCCACCAACCGCTCTGTGAccagctcaaggtatggcttaaGCTGATGCCCATTCACCTTAAAAGTGCTCCCTGTTTTTGGGTTCTGAATTTCAACTGCACCATGAGAGAAAACGTTAGTAACAACAAATGGTCCACGCCAACGAGAGCGAAGTTTACCCGGAAACAACTTAAGTCGAGAATCAAAGAGGACTTTCTGGCCAACTTCAAAGGTCTTCTTGGCAATTAGCTTATCATGAAATGCCTTCGTCTTCTCCTTGTAAATTCGAGAATTCTCATATGCTTCAGTCCTTAACTCGTCAAGTTCATTCAATTGAAGACGTCTATGATCACCCGCCAACCtcatatcaaaattgaactTCTTGATGCCCAATAAGCACGGTGTTCAAGCTCCACCGGAAGATGGCATGACTTTCCGTATAGTAATCGCAAAGGACTCATCCCAATGGGGGTCTTGTAGGCAGTTCTATATGCCCATAAAGCATCGTCCAACCTATCACTCCAATCCTTCCGGTTTGTATTGACAGTTCTTTCTAGAATGTGTTTAATCTATCTGTTCGAAACTTCTGCTTGACCATTCGTTTGAGGGTGGTATGGTGTAGAGACTTTGTGAGTGATGTTATACTTCTTCAACAAAGTTTCAAAGGATCTGTTACAAAAATGAGTTCCTCCATCGCTGACAATAGCTCGAGGCGTACCAAACCTTGAAAAGATTTTAGCTCGAAGAAAACTGAGAACAACTTTAGAATCATTAGTCCGAGTGGCCTGTGCCTCCACCCACTTAGAAACATAATCTACAGCGAGAAGTATATAAAGGAATCCATGAGAAGAAGGAAAGGgacccatgaaatcaatgccccaaacatcaaagatttcaacaatATTGAATGGGTTTAAGGGCATTTGATTCCTTGGGCCAATATTACCTGTCC is from Tripterygium wilfordii isolate XIE 37 chromosome 14, ASM1340144v1, whole genome shotgun sequence and encodes:
- the LOC120014177 gene encoding uncharacterized protein LOC120014177, with amino-acid sequence MRLAGDHRRLQLNELDELRTEAYENSRIYKEKTKAFHDKLIAKKTFEVGQKVLFDSRLKLFPGKLRSRWRGPFVVTNVFSHGAVEIQNPKTGSTFKVNGHQLKPYLELVTERLVENVPLLDPDVSA